The genomic DNA GCGCGCTGCCAACCTCGCCTTTTATCCGCGAGACCAGCGGCACATGGCGAGGCGCCGGGAACTCCAGCAGATCCATCATGGCGACGCCCGCCGGCGTTGCCGCGGATCGAGCAGCGCCTGCACCAGATCGCCCGCCGCCGCGGAGAGCACGAAGATCGTCGCCATGACGAGGACGCCGGCCTCGAGCATCGGGAAATCGCGCGCCTTGGCGGCACTCAGCACCAGATTGCCAAGGCCCTGGATGCCGAACAGGGTTTCGATCACAACCAACCCGCCAAGCATGTAGCCGCTCTGCGTGGCAAGCACCGCAATCGTCGGCGTCAGCGCATTGGGCAGCACGTGCTTGGAAATGACCTGCCAGCGATCGAGCCCTTTCAGGGTGGCGGTGCGCGTATAGTCCGCGGCCAGGGCCTCGATCACGCCTGCCCGCGTCATGCGCGCCAGATAGCCCGCGAGGTTCAGCACCAGCGGCAGCGCCGGCAGGATGAGGTAGTAGCCGCTTGTCCAGAAGCCCGCGCCGTCCGGAGCGGCTCCGGTGATCGGGAACCAGTTCAGCCACAGGCCGAGGACCAGGAGCAGGAGCAGCCCGGAGACGAAATCCGGGACGATGCCGAAGGACACGCCCGCCAGAACGATCAACCGGTCGATCCAGCGGCCCTGGTTGAGGCCGGCGACGATGCCCGCGCCGACGCCCAGCGGCACAAGAAACAGCAGGATAATCCCGGCAAGCGCTGCCGAGCGCCCGAGGCTCTGCAGCACGAATGGCGCGACCGGCGCGCGCATCGACAGCGATGTGCCGAAGTCGCCGCCGAGCGCATGGCTGAACCAGCGCCAGTATTGGACGAGCATCGGCTGGTCGGCGCCGAGCTGCTTGTTGAGCGCGGCGACGGCTTTAGCGTCGGCGAACGGCCCCAGCATGACGCGACCGACATCGCCGGGCAGAACCTGCCCGGCGAGGAAGATCAGCGCGCTGACCAGCCAAAGGGTGAGCAACAGCGAAGCTGCGCGCGCCGACAAGGTGCGGCCGGTCAGCATCCGGCGCTCCGGCTGGTTTGACGTCTCCGCATCATGCCTGGACGAAGGAAACGCGGTCGAGCAGCAGATGCGAGATCGCCGTGAAGCGAACGCCCTCGACCTTGGTGCTGGTTATGCGGCTGTATTGCGAGAAGTAGCTGATGATCTCCGGCGTCTCGTCGAGCAGCAAGGTCTGGATCTTGCCGGCCGCGACGCGTTGCGCCTGAAGGTCGCGGGCCTTGCCGTAGTCGACCAGCAATGCGTCATAGTCCGGATTCTTGAAATGCGCGGCGTTCCACGCTCCGGTGCTCTTCAGCGTCGCGTTAAGGAAGATATCGGGTGTGCCGCGATGACCGAAATCGGTGATGCCGAGGTTCGAATCGAGCCAGGGCGAGCTGCCGAACGTCGCCGATCCGTAATAGGCGTCCTGCGGCAGGACATTGAGCTTGATGTCGATGCCGGCCTTTTTGGCGAAGTTCTGGATGATCACGGCGTAGTCGGGAATGTCGTAGGCGCGTTCGGTGGTCAGCGTCACCTCGAAGCCATTGGGTACGCCCGCCTCGGCCAGCAGTCGTTTGGCCTCGGCGATGTCCTGCTTGCGCTGCGGCACCGAGGGATCGGCCGAGGGAAAGATCGGCGCGAACGGGGTGTCGTTGCCGGCGATGGCGCGCCCCTTCAGCAGGCCCTTCACGATAGCCTCGCGGTCGAGGGTGAGCGCCAGCGCGCGGCGGACGCGTTTGTCAGTGAACGGCGCCTGGTCGGTCCTCAGATGCACGGCGTCATGCGAGCTCGCCTGCACGCTGAGCAGCTTGAAGTTGGGATTGCCTTCGATCGCCAGTTCGAGGCGCGTGGTGCTCGGGATGACATCGAGCTGGCCGGCCTGCAGCGCCACAACCTGCGCCTGCTCGTCGTCGAAGAATTTGATCTCGACCCGGTCGGGCAGCGCCTTGTCGCCCCAGTAGTCGGCATTGCGCACGAAAGTCGCGCCTTGCTTGGGACGGAAAGATTCGAGCTTGAACGGGCCAGTGCCGTTGAAGGTCTTCTCGAAATCGCCGGCATAGTCGGCCGGCAGGATCACGGCATTGTAGACGTCGGAGGAGACATAGAACGGAAAATTGCTGTTCGACTGGTCGAGATCAAACGCGACCGTCTCGTCGTCGACGATCTTGGCGCCGCCTTTGGACAGGATGCCCTTGTAGGCCGACAGCGCCGAGGAGCCGCTGTTCGGATCGACCAAGCGTTCGAAGCTCGCAACGACGTCCTTGGCGGTAACGGTGCGGCCATCATGGAATTTCACGCCCGGCCGCAGCTTGAACGTCCAGCGCTTTGCCGTCTCATCGGCTTCCCAGGACAGGGCCAGTTTCGGCTGCAGCCCGTCCTTGGGATCGTCGAGGATCAGATATTCGCCGACCTGGCTGAGAACACCGATGCTGGCCGGATCGGTAACGGTGACCGGATCGATGGCCTTGGTCGGCTGGCCGAGCCCGACGCGAACCGTACCGCCGGCGGTGGCAGCGCGCGCCGCGCCGGAAAAGCCGAGGCCCTGCGAGGCGGCGAAGCCGGTCAGGCCGATCAGCGCCGCGTATTTCAGGAGATCGCGGCGCTTGAGATAGCCTTTGGCGTATTCGTCGACGGCGACGTTCCAGATATCGCCAGACATATTGCGAAGGGAGTCGATTTCGTTGCGCTTGGTCATTTTTGCCTCTGTGAAAATCGTGGTTTTGAAATGAAGTAGAGACGACGGGGCCGGATCAGACCGGCTGGCCGTCGAGATGGATGCGGTCGACTGCTTGCGGATAGAAGGCGATCAGCCCCTTGATCTTCGGCATCTCAGCGATCGGATCGCGATAGCTCCAGGCGATGTCTTCGCTGAGCGAGCCATCCTTGAGCACACCGGACCAATAGGAGGCGACGCCCTTGTAGGGACATCGGGTCCGCGTCAACGAGGCCCTCAGCCGATCGAGGCGAACATCCTCCAGCGGTAGATAGAAACGCGTCGGCAGGTGCGTTTCGAACAGCAGCACGGGACGACGGCTGTCGGCGATCAGCTCGCCGTCGAACCAGATGCGCACATGGCTCGCGCTCTGCAGCACGTCGATGCGGGCATAGGGATCGCGGGCATGGACGAAGACCTCTTCCTCCTCCTCGAACCACTGGTCGACGAGGTTCCAGGTGAAGGCGATGCGGCCGGCGAGCGGCGCAAGGTTCTCGTCGGGCGGTGCGGTGAACGACCAGGCGGCATCTGCGGCGCGCCTGTCGCCCGTGTCGATATCCCAGTATTTCGTTTCGCCGCCGACCGCATGCTGCTGGCCGTGCTTCGACGGCTTTAGCACCGACTGGTCGACCGCCGACAGCGGGAAGAAATAGATCGGCAGGAAATGGTTGGAGCGCAGCACCAGCACGTTGCGGCTGTCGGCGATGACGCGGCCGCCGAACTTGACGCGGATACGCTTGGGGCTGTGCAGGACATTGATCAGCTGCGGCGCGGTCGCCTCCCGCGGCTGCAGTCTTGGAGCGGCGGTCATGACGATTCTCCCTCAGGATACGGCGCGCACGTTGGCGCGCTGCTCGGCAAAGCGGTTGGCGGGACGGGCGAGGCCGAAGCGGTCGCGCAAAGTGCCCGGCGCATATTCGGTCGGGAAGACGCCGCGGCGCTGCAGCTCGGGCACGACCTGCTCGGCAA from Mesorhizobium sp. M1E.F.Ca.ET.045.02.1.1 includes the following:
- a CDS encoding ABC transporter permease codes for the protein MLTGRTLSARAASLLLTLWLVSALIFLAGQVLPGDVGRVMLGPFADAKAVAALNKQLGADQPMLVQYWRWFSHALGGDFGTSLSMRAPVAPFVLQSLGRSAALAGIILLFLVPLGVGAGIVAGLNQGRWIDRLIVLAGVSFGIVPDFVSGLLLLLVLGLWLNWFPITGAAPDGAGFWTSGYYLILPALPLVLNLAGYLARMTRAGVIEALAADYTRTATLKGLDRWQVISKHVLPNALTPTIAVLATQSGYMLGGLVVIETLFGIQGLGNLVLSAAKARDFPMLEAGVLVMATIFVLSAAAGDLVQALLDPRQRRRASP
- a CDS encoding ABC transporter substrate-binding protein, yielding MTKRNEIDSLRNMSGDIWNVAVDEYAKGYLKRRDLLKYAALIGLTGFAASQGLGFSGAARAATAGGTVRVGLGQPTKAIDPVTVTDPASIGVLSQVGEYLILDDPKDGLQPKLALSWEADETAKRWTFKLRPGVKFHDGRTVTAKDVVASFERLVDPNSGSSALSAYKGILSKGGAKIVDDETVAFDLDQSNSNFPFYVSSDVYNAVILPADYAGDFEKTFNGTGPFKLESFRPKQGATFVRNADYWGDKALPDRVEIKFFDDEQAQVVALQAGQLDVIPSTTRLELAIEGNPNFKLLSVQASSHDAVHLRTDQAPFTDKRVRRALALTLDREAIVKGLLKGRAIAGNDTPFAPIFPSADPSVPQRKQDIAEAKRLLAEAGVPNGFEVTLTTERAYDIPDYAVIIQNFAKKAGIDIKLNVLPQDAYYGSATFGSSPWLDSNLGITDFGHRGTPDIFLNATLKSTGAWNAAHFKNPDYDALLVDYGKARDLQAQRVAAGKIQTLLLDETPEIISYFSQYSRITSTKVEGVRFTAISHLLLDRVSFVQA
- a CDS encoding DUF427 domain-containing protein, producing the protein MTAAPRLQPREATAPQLINVLHSPKRIRVKFGGRVIADSRNVLVLRSNHFLPIYFFPLSAVDQSVLKPSKHGQQHAVGGETKYWDIDTGDRRAADAAWSFTAPPDENLAPLAGRIAFTWNLVDQWFEEEEEVFVHARDPYARIDVLQSASHVRIWFDGELIADSRRPVLLFETHLPTRFYLPLEDVRLDRLRASLTRTRCPYKGVASYWSGVLKDGSLSEDIAWSYRDPIAEMPKIKGLIAFYPQAVDRIHLDGQPV